The Chamaesiphon minutus PCC 6605 DNA window GGTAGCGGACAAGACGTATTGTGTCCGCCGAGTTGGCACTCAAGGAAATTTTTATTGGCATAAGCGACTAACCCCGTAGAAATAATTGCCAGAATTGCTGTACCGATAATTGCTTTGAGTCGCCAATTATTTACAGGCGGCAAAGCCAATGCCGCCTCAATACACGAGATCGATTGATGCCGATCTTGGACTTCATTCATTAACATGCGATCGATTGCACTTGCCAATCGATCGCTAATTTGGCGTTCTTGAGCTACTAATTCTTGTCGCCACGTCCATTTATTACTCATAAAATCGTACAGGCGATCGGGCGTAATATTCGTCAACAAATGGATACAAGTAGCCCCGAGGGCATAAATATCGCTTGCTGGATAAGCCACCCCCGCCCGAATTTGTTCTGGCGGCGCATAGCCCATCGTCCCTCCAGTCGTACCGCGCGACATTACCGTACTATTGAGATGTTTGGACATCCCAAAATCGATTACCACCAATTGGCCATTTTTGCGGCGCATGATGTTTTCCGGCTTGATATCTCGATGAATCACCCCGCGATCGTGAACGAATTTTAAAATTGGTAAGATATCATCTAATAATTGTAGGATTTTCTCTTCAGAATACGCCCCATTCTCATCCAATTCTTTAAGCAAATTTTGCCCGTCGATAAATTCTTGAATCAGATAAAATCTCCGCTCTTGTTCTAAATAAGCAAATAGTTGGGGAATCTGGCTAGAATCCGCTCCCAATCTATCGAGCTGCGCTCCCTCTCTCTGAAATAATTCGATCGATTTTTCAAAAGCTTCGACGTCATCTAATACCTGCGGTGCCGGGAAAAATTGCTTGATGACGCAACGTTTTTCTTCGGGCATATCCGTATCTACTGCCAAAAAATTGCGGCTCATCCCACCACTATCGAGAAAACTGATTGCTCGGTAGCGATCCTTGAGCAGTAACTGGCTACCACAAGCTTTGCAAACTTTTACTTCAGGATGATTTTGAGGCTGAGGACAATTCGGATTGAGGCAATAGCTCATTGTACGGATAGATGATGCGGCGATAGATGAATTTTAGCTTAATGCTACATAAAAAGAGTGAGATATTTGTCTCGATCGAGTGATAAAATCGCCGAGTTTAGGCCGCAGTTACTCGATCCGCGTGTAGATATTGGCTTTGCTTTGCTTAGATCTGACTAAGCATTATAAACCTGAGTTACATTCGTAACTCGCTATCGGTATATTATATTAAGTGGGAAATGAGCACCAAACACGAGATAATATATTTGACTCAGTAAATAAAGACAACATTATCTATTTACAGAGCGAGATTTTTACTGACAACTACTATATGCCCCAACTCGGATCTCTCTTCGATTGGTTTGCCGATCGTCAGAAAACTAGCCCCAGCATTCAGCAGCAACAGGAGCGAGAGATTGCTGATGGGCTATGGACAAAATGCGAAAGTTGTAACGCGATCGCTTACACTAAAGACCTCATCGCCAATCAGATGGTGTGCTTGGAGTGTGGGCATCATAAGCGCGTCTCTTGCCACGAACGCATCAGTCAACTGATCGATGACGATACCTGGATTCCTCTCGACGAGCAGCTTCAGCCTACCGATCCGCTCAAATTCAAAGATCGCAAGGCTTACAGCGATAGGCTGCGGGAAACTCAGCGCAAAACAGGCTTAACCGATGCCGTCGTCACCGGGATGGGTAAAATTGAAGGCTCGCCCATCGCCTTGGGCGTGATGGATTTCCGGTTTATGGGTGGGAGTATGGGTTCTGTCGTTGGCGAAAAGCTGACTAGAGCGATCGAACATGCTACCGCCAACCGGATTGCCGTCGCGATCGTCTGTGCCTCTGGCGGTGCCAGAATGCAAGAAGGAATGCTCAGTCTGATGCAAATGGCTAAAATATCTGGTGCGCTAGAACGACATCGGGAAGCTCAGTTACTCTACCTTCCCATCCTCACCCATCCTACAACGGGCGGTGTGATCGCCAGCTTTGCCATGCTCGGAGATATTATTCTCGCCGAACCCAAAGCCACGATCGGATTTGCAGGCAGACGCGTGATCGAACAAACCCTCCGCGAAAAACTTCCCGATGATTTCCAAACCTCCGAATATCTTCTCAAGAAGGGTTTCGTAGACAAAATTGTCCCCCGCACCCAACTCAAGCATACGGTAGCTCAGTTGGTTCGCCTTCACACTAGGGCATAGGGCTTGTGGATTGTGGATTGTGGATTGTGGATTGCGGGTTGAGAATAAAATGCTCCCCGCTCCCCAATTGTAAATTTTTCTTTACTTTATGAGGAAAAATCGAGAAACCTTGGGCGAGATAATGAGATGATATTGGTAATATAAGATAGCTGTGGCTTTGGTCTTGAGTTTAGCTGTGTTGTGTACTTATCATCTAATTTAAAGTTATCTTTTTTGAGGGAGAACCATGTTCAAGCGATTCTTGTTGCTGGCTGTGGCAACCATATTGTTTGCATTCCAAACCTTAGTCACTAGTGCTAATGCCATCGAACTTGATGCTGCAACGCGCACAGTCAAGTTAAACCCAGAGGGTGAAACTGTCACCCTCAATCTCAAACAAGTCAATCAAGGCAGAAAACTGTTTGCATCGACTTGTGCCCAATGTCATGCTGGTGGTGTTACTAAAACCGACTTTAACGTAGGTTTAAGCCCTGTAGATTTAGCTGGGGCAACACCCGCACGGGATAATATCGTCGCGCTGGTAGACTACATGCATCATCCCACTACCTACGACGGCGAAACTCCAATTGCGGAGTTGCACCCCAGTATGGAGAGTGCCGATATTTTCACTGAGATGAAAAACCTCTCAGAGGATAATATGTATGCTATTGCCGGACATATCCTGATGCAACCCAAAATCATGGGCGAGCAGTGGGGTGGTGGTAAAACTGTCAGATAGGCAGTTGGATGTCGGATGCAGCCGATTTATGCTGCTGTAATAGTGCTAGCAAATCTTCCACATCGACGGTAAAGGTATACTTCGCTAGCATCCGATCGAAGTATGCACGAATTATAGTGGCTAGATCTCGAAATTGTTAAAGTTTCGACACAGATAAGTACATTTACCGATCGATACCCAACCAGATTGGTTACAATATATGGTTGATAGTTTAGGTTTCTTAATTTTAGATTAGTAAGGAGAAACGTTTTGAAGAAGCTGATTTCGATTTTAACCGTAGCGTTCGCGCTGTTTACAATTACATTTAGCAGTCCTGCTCTAGCTGGCGACGCTGCTAGCGGTAGCAAAATCTTCAGTGCTAATTGTGCAGCTTGTCATGCTGGTGGCAACAATGTCATTATGGCCAACAAGAATCTCAAAAAAGAAGCTCTGGCACAATACGGGATGAACTCGGTTGCAGCTATTACTACTCAAGTAACTAACGGGAAGAATGCTATGCCTGCTTTTGGGGGCAGACTCAGTGCCGCTCAAATCGAAGATGTAGCTACTTATGTTTTGGCTCAATCGGAAAAAGGTTGGTAAATATTACTGTTGGTGACTGAAGACTATTTATTAGTCGCTAGAGTCTATCAATCGTTAGTGGCTGGCTATTGCTGAAGGTCGATCGAGAAATTGCTTATGTGATAAGTTATTCTCTATCCTCATCGGCGATCGCCAGCCACTTGTTTTTTTAGAGGGTAGAGAGTAGGGAGTAGAGGGGAGTGAATAGTGGATAGTGAATAGTGGATAGTGGATAGTGGATAGTGAATAGTGAATAGTGAATAGAGGTTGGGACTGCGTTCTCCCGTCCCCCTCTCCCCCTCTCCCCCTCTCCCCCTCTCCCCCTCCCAGCCAAATGCTAGACATTAACAAGGTTGCTAAACAATTACCTGGAATCGGTCAACACTTAGTCAAGGAAACTGCGGCAAATCAGCATCGGTTACAATTGGCAACAGCTTCGCTCCAGCAAGCGATCGATCGACAGGTAGAATTAGCGGCAATTCAACAGCAGTGGGGTAATCGATTATTTTTTAACTCATCTGTCCCTGTCGAACCTCTCGATACCCGCATCGATATTGCCGCGCCGCCACCCCAACAAACCGTACTGGCGACTGATGGTTCTCAAATTGCCCCCAGTCATCATGAAATTGCCTATTGCTACCTGATTAATGTTGGAAGAGTGATGATTCATTACGGGCAAAATTTGCACCCATTGCTCGACAGCATTCCCGAAGTTTTTTATCAACAAGAAGATTTATATATCTCCCGTCAGTGGGGGATTAGTACCGAGGAATGGTTGGGTTATCGTCGAGCTGTTTCTGAAGCCACAGTCTTAGCAGAATTGGGTTGTAACTGGGTGAATCCACCATTTGGGTTTGAAGATCGCCCTGAGTCTGTTTCTGCTGTCAGGAAGCCGCGCGTACCCACCTTAGCCATGGTAGATGGCTCGCTAGTCTACTGGTTTCTCGAACAATTACCGACCGATGCCCGCGAGCAAATTCTCAATCCGATTTTAGCGGCTTGGGAAGAGTTGCGGATCGCCGGAATTCCGATCGTGGGTTATCTGAGTTCTTCGCGCAGTATCGACAATCTCAATCTACTGCGATTATTAACTTGTCCGCACGATGTCCCCGATTGTCCGACACATTGTGCCGATGCGAGTAAACTACCCTGTCAACAATTTGAAGGCGTCAGAGATACGACTCTGTGGAATACCCAACTATCACCAGGACAACGCAGTTGTTGGTGGCAAAGTACCGCCAAAATTTTAGACTGGTATGACGATCGCCACAAGGTATATTTTTGTTATCTAAATGTGGGGACAGAGATTGCCAGAGTTGAAGTTCCCGCTTGGGTGGCTCAAGACGAGCGGCTATCGGGTATGGCTTTAAGTTTAATTATCGCTCAAGTCAATAAGGGTTATGGTTATCCGGTTGCGTTAGCCGAAGCTCACAATCAAGCTGTAGTCAGAGGCGCAGATCGATCGAGCTTTTTTGCCCTATTAGAACAAGAACTAATCAAAACCGGACTCAAAAATATCGGCACATCTTACAAGGAGACGAGGAAGCGGGGGAGTATTGCCTAGATTTCAGGGATTTTGGATTGCGGATTGCGGATTTTGGATTGAGAATCATTCGTGACAAGTTAAGAAAATCAGAGATTTGTCAAAAAGGTAATAAAAAGATGCCAAACTGTTTCTAGTCAAGAGTTTGAGGGAATAGAGGCCTGATGACCAGCCGCCGAAGAAGTAACCGCGACCACGCCAAAAAGAACCACCAACCAGGTGTGGAAGATGAGATCATCGCCGCTCAAGTAGAGGCTTTATTGACACCAGCAATTTTCAATCAAAGTCATTACTACCGACAATTAGGGCTGAGAAATCGGCTGTTAAATTTACCCTTGATGATGGCAGCAGTGCTGACGCTACTGTGGCGGAATGTGCCAGGAGTCAGAGAACTAAGCCGAATGTTAGGGCGAGAAGGATTTTTGTGGTGTGAGCCAACACAAGTAAGTCAACAGGCGATTGCACAAAGATTTCTGACCTTTCCATCTGAGTTATTTGAGAGAGTGTTTAAGGAATTACTGCCAGAATTTAGAGTGAAGTGGCACCAGAGAAAACAGCGATTGTTGCCACAAAGCATTGAATTTGCTCAAGCAAAATTTGAGCGGATTTGGGCATGTGATGGCTCCACATTGGAAGCGATATTCAAGAAATTAGATAGCTTATCTGATGTGCCAATCGGACAACTAGCGGGAAAAATGGGAGTAGTCATAGATTTGGTGACGAGATTGCCGATTGAAATCTGGTTTAGAGAAAATCCCAAAGCTTCAGATGTTAATTTTGAGAAAGATATCCTGAATTTAGTAACATCGGGCACTTTATTGCTCTTGGATCGAGGCTTCTATCATTTCCAATTTTGGCAAGAATTAATTAACAGAGATATTCATTTTATTACTCGATTAAAAAAAGGTGCATCGCTACAGATAGAGCGAGTATTTAGCAATAGTTATAGTATCCGTGACCGAATAGTGCGGATGGGGTCTGGCACCAAAAAGACTCCATATATAACTGTAAGATTAGTCGAAATTAAAGTGGGTAAAGTCTGGTATTCTTATCTAACTAGTGTACTCGACCCATTGAATCTTCCTCCCTATGTAGTCGCCGATTTGTACGGAAGACGGTGGCGAATTGAAGAGGCTTTTAATACTGTTAAACGATTGCTCGGGTTGAGTTATTTATGGACTGGTTCAGTTAATGGAATTAAATTACAGATGTGGGGGACTTGGCTGTTTTATGCAGTTCTAGTCGATTTAGGTGATGCTGTAGCTGATGAATTATCTCTCCCATTCGACCGCATTTCTTTAGAGATGATTTATCGAGGTCTTTATCACTTTCATGTAGCTCATCATAAAGGTTTAGCTGCCAATCCAGTCACCTATTTTGCTGCCCCAGAGAATCAAGATTTAGGTATTGTTAAAACTGTTCGTAAACCTAATGTTAAGTTAATTATTGCACCTTTTCCTGATTCTATGAGTCGAACAGACAATTTTTTCTTCGACTCATCGCCTCAAGCCCGCTTGACAAGTGCGATCGCTTCTTAACTTGTCACTAATGATTGAGAATAAGATACTTGTAGTCCCCTTGTCACCTCGGCTCCCAATCTCCCAATCTATTTCTTCGAGATCTGTCGCTGAAGACTAGCTACTAGCTTTGGTTTGAGAGTTTCTAACTCTTCTTTGAGCGATCGCTTGCTTTCTTTAATTTGACTGTGGGTGCTGGGGGTGTTTTGACTTTCTGTCAGCCATTCTTTAAGGAGTTGAGTTTTGCGAGTCGGAATTTTGCCTAAGATCGTGCAGACGCAGTGTTCATCGCCTTCGAGCGCAAATAGTACCAATCGATAGGTGCTTGTCTGGGTGAGAATTTGGAGTATTTTCTCACCGAGCGGTTTTTTGAGATCGAGATAGCAGGGCAACATCCGATGTTGCTGCTCGTCTTGGTATAGTGTAGTCAGCCACAGTAACATTGGATGGGGCGAACCGACAAATAGAAACTGCGAATGCGGTTTATTATTTTGGTACTTCTCAATATCGCTACGAGCGAGCATGATCCACATCGTGGCTAATTCTGTTTGCTCGTGCGGAATTAGTTGCGGAAAAACTATTTCTGCTCTAGGTTTATCTTTAGGCCAAATACTTTGACGACAAATATCGTCAGCAGTCGGTGGTGTTTTTAGCTGTGCGCTAGATTCTTGGCCTTGATTTTTAGTTATTAGTGGAGCTGATACTTGCGATTGGTTTTGCTCGATTTGTTCGAGTACTTTCAGGACTTCGGTGACGCTGCTCGGTCTTTGAGTCGCTGTTTTTGCCATACATTTATTGACGATATCCATCAATTGTTGTGGCAAATCTAGTTTAGCTTTGACTTCATTAAATAACTTTGGCGTTTGGTAGTGATGGGATTGAAACCAACCTTCAAAGGAACTAGCTTTAGGTTTTAACGGTAGTTCTCCCGTCAACATTTGGAACATCATAATTCCCAAACTATAGATATCGGCGCGATTATCTAATGTTTTGCCATCCATCTGTTCGGGAGAACAATAAGCAGGTGTGCCCATAAATCCAGTGGGTGACTCATCAGATTTAAGTAGCGCGATCCCAAAATCTAGTACTTTTACTAGTTCTCCTAGAGTGGCATCTTTGGTGATGATAATATTGCTCGGTTTAATATCGCGATGGACGACTTGGGTAATATTGCCATCGATTTCAATCCCATCATGGGCACATTGTAGTCCCAAGCAGATCTGTCGCATAAAGCTAAAAAACTTGGGCAGAGGCATGGGTTTATTCTGCATCACATCTTTGAGACTATCTCCCTTGAGATATTCCATCACATAGAAGGGCATTTCCTCATCATCAACGCCATAGTCGCGCACTTTGACGATATGGATACTTTTTTCGCCTAATAGCGCGCTAACTGTAGCTTCGCGCATAAACCTATCGCGCACCCGTTGGTTCATTTTAGATCGCGATAAAAATTTCACGGCCACAATTACGCCGCCCAAAAGCGTATCCTTTGCCTGATACACTTGCCCCATAGAGCCTTTCCCCGCTATCTCTAACAGTTGATAGCGTTGTACGAGTAAACGGCCATAAAATTCATCTCTCACGCGATCGATGCCTCCATGCCGCTCGACAATGAGATTGAGAATAAATTAGCGATGTTAGTAGATGGAAAATAAAAATTGAACATCAAATCAAAAGCAATCGGGTTAAGCTATAGAGTCTGCGTTAGAAGTGGTCTGGTTTCGTCAATGCTCTGGCTCTAGTGGCAATGCCAATGACAGAGATCGCAATTGGATCTGGCAAATATTTACTGTTTGTATATACAGTATCGCTATTTTCAGTGTCGAGCTAACTGGAATTAATCTGAGGCTAGAAGTTTCTATACCTTAACTCTCAAGTGTCTGTTTTGCCTGCCCCGCGCTGGATGTTTCCGCCACGGCGAGCCGCACCTATCGCGTGTTGACTTTCTTAATAATTTTAAAATGAAGATGAGGATAAACAAGCTTATTTTCAATATACCCAATTCATTCGAGAGGATGGACATCTCCCAAGAGCATTGGCTGTTTTGCGCCAGTGGCTGTGGGCAAGTTGCCCGGAATCTGGCGATCTCGCCAATAGGCTAAGACGGCAAAAGCGATCGCTTCTTTATAATCGCCATCGACTCCCGCCTCATCGGTAGTCGCGATCTGAGTATGTGGCAAGTGATGTTGGAGCCGCTGGCGTAAATAAAGATTGCGGCTGCCGCCCCCACACAGTAATACTCGCTGAGATCCCTTGGCATTGGCAGCCGTAGACAACTGCGGTAAAAATTGGCGGTAACTATCAGCAATGCTGCTAGCTGTTAAGTCAGTAAGAGTTGCTAGTAAATCGGCGGGCGTAAGTTGATATGGTATCGCATCGGCGAGACAATTTTTGAGATATTCTGCACCAAATAGTTCTCTCCCTGTCGATTTGGGTGGCGGGGTGCAAAAATATGCTTGTGTCAACCATTGGCGGACTAATGGCTCGCAAACATTACCTGTAGCCGCCCAAGCCCCATCGCGATCGAATGTTAATTTACCCTCGCTCAGTTGGGTGACGGCTAAGTCGAGTAAACTATTTCCCGGCCCAGTATCCCAACCGCAGACTTTTTGCTCCCAATCGGGCTGACTGGTAGGTGGTAAATAGGTGACATTGCCAATCCCACCAATATTCTGAACGTAGCGATGTTCGACCGGATCGCCGAGTAGATAAGCATCGGTTTTGGGTACTAGGGGCGCACCTTGTCCGCCTGCGGCGATGTCCGCAGCCCGAAAGTTATCGATCGTGGTTATTTGGGCGATCGCGGCAATTAATTCGCCTCTACCGAGTTGGAGACTATACCCCATCTTACTATCGGTTGTCGGGCGATGAAAGACGGTTTGACCGTGCGAACCGATTAAAGTCGCGCTCGCTCCGTCTGGAACATCAGTTTTGTAGCGTTCCTGAATCGCCATCGCCGCTCGTGCAAAACACGTTGCGATCGCATCATCTAAGTCGGCTAATTCTAACATCGATAATTTTGCCCCACCGCAAACCGCCAGAATTTGAGATCGCCACTGCTCTGGATAGGGATAAGTTTCGCCAGCCAGTAGCTCTGCTCGCAAATCGAGTGTCGTGCCCGTAATTTCTACCAACGCGGCATCGATGCCATCGACCGATGTCCCACTCATTAATCCAATTACTTTCATAGCTGTTTCATCTACTGTGGCGATTTCGATGTTAGCACTTCCAAATTCAGAAATTCCAGTGGAGCGCGACAAGACAGGGGTTGGGGGATGAGGGATAGCCACTGGAATGGCATCAATTAGATTTTGAATTTAGAATTGCTGGACGCAAACGATTAATGTTTGGACTAGAGCAGTTGCTATGTTATACTCGAAAGGCTGTGGGTAGTTAGCGTACTGCGACTTCGCTCGGCACGAGTAGCCTCTCCCCTGGAGAATCGGATAACTCACTAATATTAACAGCTAAACTGCTTCAAAATGATTAAAATACGGCTCAAAAGATTTGGTAAAAAGCGCGAAGCTAGCTACCGTTTAGTCGCAACGCAAAGTACTAGCAGACGTGACGGTCGCCCCTTGGAAGAATTAGGTTTCTACAACCCCAGAACCGATGAAGTTCGTCTCGATAACGACGCGATCCTCAAAAGACTCCAACAAGGTGCCCAACCCACAGAGACAGTGCGCCGACTGTTGGAAAAGGCCAACTTAATCGAGAGAAAAGCGAAAGCGATCGAGCAAGGTACTTAGTAACGTGACAGTTTCGACTCATCAATCTCATGTGCCTGACTATGGGCAACTGGTCAAATTTTTATTCCAACCATTTTTGAGTGCAACAGATACGATGGCGATCGATTGCGAACTGACGCTCGATCGCCGTCGAGTGTGGATTCGCGTGGCCCTAGGCAGTGCCGACCAAGGTACTGCCTTCGGTCGAGGTGGCCGGAATATTCAGGCAGTGCGGACAGTTTTAGCCGCCGCCGCCGCCGCTGTCGGTCAATCGATTCATTTAGATGTCTATGGCAGTAGTGCTAGCTCCAGACATCGCGACTCGGATGATGGACGTGATTCCCAGCAAGGCTCTAATGGTGAGACAGCTAACACTGGCGAATACCGTCCGCCGATTAGCAAACCCGTTCGCGCGGCACCCAATCGCCGCACCCCTAATGGCCAAGAGCGGCGCAGCAACGGCGATAGTCCGAGCGTACCCCCACCACGCCCCCGCCGTTAGAAATTTGGGAGTGGGGATTGTCCCGCCAACAATTACCAATTCGATCGTGCAGCTATCGATTTGCAACCGCTGTATGCCCGATCGAATTAGCATCACCGATCGCAACCGTTTAACCCATCGTGACCTGCTGCGTGGCAATTAAAGTCGATAGTCCGATCGCGCCTCGCTGGGAGCCATGATAATTGGACATCCCCAACAACACCCGATCGCTCCCTCGCTGATGGCGATAAAAGCGCGGCGAAGCATTGATATACACGCAAGCACTATTAACCCCAGCGACAAATTGCTGGGTTTCTAAATAGGAATCGGTAACGATACAATCAGCGTGTCCACTACTGAAGCGATCGATCGTCGAGATCGCTTCATCCACGCTTTGAACCGATCTAAAAGCAATTATTTTGCGTAAATAGGGCTGATACCATTCCCCATCTTGAGCTATTTGTAAGTATTCGCCATAACTAGAGACTAATTCTCGATCGCCATGAAGTCGGAACCCCCGCTCTTTTAAACTTTTCCACAGCATTGTTAGAGATGTCGAAGACCTGTCGGCATGAATCAAGACTTTTTCGATCGCATTGACAGCATCCGGCTCGCCGACATGACTATCGCAGATGGCATGACGGACTAGCTCCATATTGCCATTTGCACCCCAATATAAATAACAATTGCCGATCGCCGCAGGTAAAACCGATACAGTTGCCTGTTGTGTCACTTGATGGATCAAACTCGGTCGCCCGTAAGGAATGACTAAATTGACTTGCTGAGTACGAGTTAATAGCTCGTATAGCAAGCTTGGAGCCGAGTCAACTAACTGGACGGCATCTACAGGAAAATCGGCCTGTTCTAAGCCGATTCTGAGGGCAATGGAGATTGCTAAATTAGTGTGTTGTGCCTCTGCCCCTCCTCGGAGAATGATACTATTACCCGTTTTGATACTCATTGCCGCCGCGATTGCACCGAGTTCTGGCAATGCCTCATAAATAAAAGCCACCGTTCCTAACGGTTTAACCTGACTGTAGCGATGGCGATCTCCTACTTCCGAACTCAAATCGGCATTACCGCACATCGATGAAATTTCGCCTAATTTGTACAGCAGATCGATGTACCTTTGGAGACGTTCGGGAGTGAGCTTTAACCACTCGATGAGCAGATCGGAAATACCTAATTCGCGACTTGCTTCCAAATCGAGAGTGTTAGCTTCGAGAATATCGTGAAAAGACCCTCGCAAGGCCGTCGCCATTGCGCCGATGGCCTGTTCTCTTTGCTTGCTATTAGTTAAGGCCAGGTGTCGTCCAGCTCGCACTGAGTGGTGTAAAACACTAGCTATGCTAGGGTTGGCATTCGCATGTTCCATAAAATAAGGTTTTAACCTCGATCGAATAACCAGAGCATAATGACGATGAGGACGATAATAGCTATCGCTATAGATAGTACAAGATCGACGGTCGGACTAGCTACTATCGATCGAGAATAAAGTCTAAATAATACCAGTACTAGCGCAATTATGCCTAGAAATTGAAACCACAGTACCCAACTACCTCTTCCGCCGACCGCTCTTTGTAAGGCGGCACTTGGTTTCGAGCGAGCGATCTGAAAGCGTTGACCATTCCAGTAATAACGCCGCTTGTAAGGATAATTTGCCGCCAATTCCTCGATCGTCAAACCATCTGCGTGCAAGACAAAGATGCGATGGCATCGATCGCACCCAAAGGCTTCGGTGAGGACAATTTGTTGCAGTTTGCCGTTCGGATGACACGGACACGGATATTCTTGGTCTAAATAAATTTTCTGGTGGTGGGGTGACACGAGGAGTATATTAATCTATCGCGATCGATTTACAGGTATAACTACTGTCATTCTCATAGCATATAAAAAAGTCTCCTCATTTGGGAGACTTCTTTTTAGTCCTCATTGGATAAATTGTTAATTTAAGCGGGAGACGCGATTCGAACGCGCGACATCAACCTTGGCAAGGTTGCGCTCTACCACTGAGCTACACCCGCGAGTGCCTGTGTTTTTAACCACGTCTTCTATTATTGCAGAGGGATAATTGTTTGTCAACACTTTGTTAGGGGATAGGGGATAGGGGATAGGGGATAGGGGATAGGGGATAGGGGATAGGGGGGCATTTTATTCTCAAGCTGCAATCCGCAATCCAAAATCCAAAATCCAAAATCCCCCAATTTACCAAACGATCCGGTCAAACGATCGTAGAATGTTTGTCGG harbors:
- the psbV gene encoding photosystem II cytochrome c-550 → MFKRFLLLAVATILFAFQTLVTSANAIELDAATRTVKLNPEGETVTLNLKQVNQGRKLFASTCAQCHAGGVTKTDFNVGLSPVDLAGATPARDNIVALVDYMHHPTTYDGETPIAELHPSMESADIFTEMKNLSEDNMYAIAGHILMQPKIMGEQWGGGKTVR
- a CDS encoding anhydro-N-acetylmuramic acid kinase: MATVDETAMKVIGLMSGTSVDGIDAALVEITGTTLDLRAELLAGETYPYPEQWRSQILAVCGGAKLSMLELADLDDAIATCFARAAMAIQERYKTDVPDGASATLIGSHGQTVFHRPTTDSKMGYSLQLGRGELIAAIAQITTIDNFRAADIAAGGQGAPLVPKTDAYLLGDPVEHRYVQNIGGIGNVTYLPPTSQPDWEQKVCGWDTGPGNSLLDLAVTQLSEGKLTFDRDGAWAATGNVCEPLVRQWLTQAYFCTPPPKSTGRELFGAEYLKNCLADAIPYQLTPADLLATLTDLTASSIADSYRQFLPQLSTAANAKGSQRVLLCGGGSRNLYLRQRLQHHLPHTQIATTDEAGVDGDYKEAIAFAVLAYWRDRQIPGNLPTATGAKQPMLLGDVHPLE
- a CDS encoding DNA double-strand break repair nuclease NurA, with the translated sequence MLDINKVAKQLPGIGQHLVKETAANQHRLQLATASLQQAIDRQVELAAIQQQWGNRLFFNSSVPVEPLDTRIDIAAPPPQQTVLATDGSQIAPSHHEIAYCYLINVGRVMIHYGQNLHPLLDSIPEVFYQQEDLYISRQWGISTEEWLGYRRAVSEATVLAELGCNWVNPPFGFEDRPESVSAVRKPRVPTLAMVDGSLVYWFLEQLPTDAREQILNPILAAWEELRIAGIPIVGYLSSSRSIDNLNLLRLLTCPHDVPDCPTHCADASKLPCQQFEGVRDTTLWNTQLSPGQRSCWWQSTAKILDWYDDRHKVYFCYLNVGTEIARVEVPAWVAQDERLSGMALSLIIAQVNKGYGYPVALAEAHNQAVVRGADRSSFFALLEQELIKTGLKNIGTSYKETRKRGSIA
- a CDS encoding serine/threonine protein kinase gives rise to the protein MRDEFYGRLLVQRYQLLEIAGKGSMGQVYQAKDTLLGGVIVAVKFLSRSKMNQRVRDRFMREATVSALLGEKSIHIVKVRDYGVDDEEMPFYVMEYLKGDSLKDVMQNKPMPLPKFFSFMRQICLGLQCAHDGIEIDGNITQVVHRDIKPSNIIITKDATLGELVKVLDFGIALLKSDESPTGFMGTPAYCSPEQMDGKTLDNRADIYSLGIMMFQMLTGELPLKPKASSFEGWFQSHHYQTPKLFNEVKAKLDLPQQLMDIVNKCMAKTATQRPSSVTEVLKVLEQIEQNQSQVSAPLITKNQGQESSAQLKTPPTADDICRQSIWPKDKPRAEIVFPQLIPHEQTELATMWIMLARSDIEKYQNNKPHSQFLFVGSPHPMLLWLTTLYQDEQQHRMLPCYLDLKKPLGEKILQILTQTSTYRLVLFALEGDEHCVCTILGKIPTRKTQLLKEWLTESQNTPSTHSQIKESKRSLKEELETLKPKLVASLQRQISKK
- the rpsP gene encoding 30S ribosomal protein S16 translates to MIKIRLKRFGKKREASYRLVATQSTSRRDGRPLEELGFYNPRTDEVRLDNDAILKRLQQGAQPTETVRRLLEKANLIERKAKAIEQGT
- the petJ gene encoding cytochrome c6 PetJ, whose translation is MKKLISILTVAFALFTITFSSPALAGDAASGSKIFSANCAACHAGGNNVIMANKNLKKEALAQYGMNSVAAITTQVTNGKNAMPAFGGRLSAAQIEDVATYVLAQSEKGW
- a CDS encoding IS4 family transposase — translated: MTSRRRSNRDHAKKNHQPGVEDEIIAAQVEALLTPAIFNQSHYYRQLGLRNRLLNLPLMMAAVLTLLWRNVPGVRELSRMLGREGFLWCEPTQVSQQAIAQRFLTFPSELFERVFKELLPEFRVKWHQRKQRLLPQSIEFAQAKFERIWACDGSTLEAIFKKLDSLSDVPIGQLAGKMGVVIDLVTRLPIEIWFRENPKASDVNFEKDILNLVTSGTLLLLDRGFYHFQFWQELINRDIHFITRLKKGASLQIERVFSNSYSIRDRIVRMGSGTKKTPYITVRLVEIKVGKVWYSYLTSVLDPLNLPPYVVADLYGRRWRIEEAFNTVKRLLGLSYLWTGSVNGIKLQMWGTWLFYAVLVDLGDAVADELSLPFDRISLEMIYRGLYHFHVAHHKGLAANPVTYFAAPENQDLGIVKTVRKPNVKLIIAPFPDSMSRTDNFFFDSSPQARLTSAIAS
- a CDS encoding serine/threonine-protein kinase → MSYCLNPNCPQPQNHPEVKVCKACGSQLLLKDRYRAISFLDSGGMSRNFLAVDTDMPEEKRCVIKQFFPAPQVLDDVEAFEKSIELFQREGAQLDRLGADSSQIPQLFAYLEQERRFYLIQEFIDGQNLLKELDENGAYSEEKILQLLDDILPILKFVHDRGVIHRDIKPENIMRRKNGQLVVIDFGMSKHLNSTVMSRGTTGGTMGYAPPEQIRAGVAYPASDIYALGATCIHLLTNITPDRLYDFMSNKWTWRQELVAQERQISDRLASAIDRMLMNEVQDRHQSISCIEAALALPPVNNWRLKAIIGTAILAIISTGLVAYANKNFLECQLGGHNTSCPLPPPPMKLQTPQKIGNVLYYPYLSAKDRNGKSAEINMAVLSDRYEWQLASDTQVRLKGSTQSLPIAVLKQELEKQGIFKIMDNPNRIVAIGTASCEGTNAEEELRALSRAKTIQDQIVKQLFQVKEYPILNLGQFKRDNCQRDTAGTSIQRSLVIVGLRKESEGLMVKEAVYQRLSKTIKNLKLDDYSLGSVQKFELK